One window of the Deltaproteobacteria bacterium genome contains the following:
- a CDS encoding STAS/SEC14 domain-containing protein has protein sequence MSKVQVASQVEIDIDDLLKGVAQLEPNELEQVVNKLLALQARQRAVSLSKTETDLLEQINQGLPQTVRQRYEELAAKSQEETITPAEHVELLRLTDQIEQADVERPRALIALAELRQVSLDAVMDQLGLRRSSIHA, from the coding sequence ATGTCAAAAGTGCAAGTCGCATCACAGGTTGAGATTGATATTGATGACCTCCTCAAAGGTGTTGCCCAGCTAGAGCCCAACGAGCTTGAACAGGTTGTCAACAAACTCCTCGCTCTCCAAGCGCGTCAACGAGCGGTCAGCCTTTCCAAAACTGAGACTGACTTGTTAGAACAGATCAACCAGGGATTGCCACAAACTGTACGCCAGCGTTACGAGGAGTTAGCTGCCAAGTCGCAGGAGGAAACCATTACCCCTGCTGAACATGTAGAACTCCTACGATTGACGGATCAGATAGAGCAGGCAGACGTCGAGCGTCCACGAGCCCTGATCGCTTTAGCAGAATTGCGACAGGTCTCGCTTGATGCCGTGATGGACCAACTTGGCCTTCGCCGCTCTTCCATCCATGCCTAG
- a CDS encoding XisI protein: MAKLDDYRRCVQQVLEQYGQLKPAYGDIERQLLFDPLRDHYQLVVVGWQQQQRVYNCIVHVDIKEGQIWIQYDTTENGIANDFVAHGIPKEDIVLAFHAPYKRPYTGFGVGKDQARQHAA, translated from the coding sequence ATGGCAAAGCTAGATGACTATCGCCGCTGTGTTCAGCAAGTCCTAGAACAGTATGGCCAACTGAAACCTGCCTATGGCGACATTGAGCGACAACTGCTCTTTGATCCGCTTCGTGATCATTATCAATTGGTTGTTGTCGGCTGGCAGCAGCAACAGCGCGTGTATAACTGCATCGTGCATGTTGACATCAAAGAAGGCCAGATTTGGATACAATACGACACCACTGAGAATGGAATCGCCAACGATTTCGTTGCGCACGGCATTCCCAAAGAAGACATTGTACTTGCGTTCCATGCTCCGTATAAGCGGCCTTACACAGGATTTGGCGTCGGTAAAGATCAGGCCAGGCA
- a CDS encoding fatty-acid oxidation protein subunit alpha: MAARDVFHEAVKIALVKEGWIITHDPLSLSFGGVDLYIDLGAEKVIAAEREGQRIAVEIKSFSGPSLISDFHVALGQFLNYRLVLEAQDPERHLYLAVPLDAHVAFFTLPFAQSAIRRYQLKVLVYNSQTQEILQWQS; encoded by the coding sequence ATGGCGGCTCGCGATGTGTTTCATGAAGCAGTAAAAATAGCTCTCGTCAAAGAGGGTTGGATAATCACACACGATCCGCTGTCTCTTTCTTTTGGTGGTGTTGATCTCTACATTGATCTAGGAGCAGAGAAGGTTATTGCTGCGGAAAGAGAAGGGCAACGTATCGCGGTGGAGATCAAGAGCTTCAGCGGCCCTTCGCTGATCTCTGACTTTCATGTAGCCCTTGGACAGTTTCTGAATTATCGTTTGGTTTTAGAAGCGCAAGATCCAGAGCGTCACTTGTATCTGGCTGTCCCGCTTGATGCTCACGTCGCATTCTTTACGCTACCGTTCGCTCAGTCTGCGATCCGTCGTTATCAACTCAAGGTACTCGTGTATAACAGTCAAACCCAGGAGATTCTCCAATGGCAAAGCTAG